One Myxococcota bacterium DNA segment encodes these proteins:
- a CDS encoding LLM class flavin-dependent oxidoreductase: MRVGATIFNQNYTDWERYEAEERGERVAAAPLRRDREIFTEELEIARLADELGFDAVWTIEHHFTPYTMVTNPLQYLTYVAGITRRVDLGTMVTVLPWHNPVRVAEDVNMLDAFLGPGREIICGVGRGLGRREYSGLGVDQAEARERFDESLQVLKQLLSTGACDFDGKHYQIHGLRLRPQLERDLSPNLWCAGGTDETVEIIARNAVRPLCIPTTSLALSLETARKYARIARSAGHPPAHTKLALWTYVADSESEARRGAEQYMVEYADSALRHYELRGSHLGGLKGYESYGAMQKVLAADPTPFLRGFFDSHPWGTPAQTQKRASELAESFGTDEIMFVFKYGAMPMAAAEKSMRLFAREVMPALKELAPRPIEGQNAA, translated from the coding sequence ATGCGCGTCGGCGCAACGATCTTCAACCAGAACTACACCGATTGGGAGCGCTACGAGGCGGAGGAGCGCGGCGAACGCGTCGCCGCCGCCCCGCTCCGCCGCGACCGCGAGATCTTCACCGAGGAGCTCGAGATCGCGCGCCTGGCGGACGAGCTCGGCTTCGACGCGGTGTGGACCATCGAGCACCACTTCACGCCCTACACCATGGTCACCAATCCGCTGCAGTATCTGACCTACGTGGCCGGCATCACGCGGCGCGTCGACCTGGGCACCATGGTCACGGTGCTGCCCTGGCACAACCCGGTGCGCGTGGCCGAGGACGTCAACATGCTCGACGCCTTCCTCGGCCCCGGCCGCGAGATCATCTGCGGCGTGGGCCGCGGCCTCGGGCGGCGCGAGTACTCAGGCCTGGGCGTCGACCAGGCCGAGGCGCGCGAGCGCTTCGACGAGTCACTCCAGGTGCTGAAGCAGCTCCTCAGCACGGGCGCGTGTGACTTCGACGGCAAGCACTACCAGATCCACGGCCTGCGCCTGCGCCCGCAGCTCGAGCGCGACCTCTCGCCCAACCTGTGGTGTGCCGGCGGCACCGACGAGACGGTCGAGATCATCGCCCGCAACGCCGTGCGCCCGCTGTGCATTCCCACCACGAGCCTGGCGCTGTCGCTGGAGACGGCGCGCAAGTACGCGCGCATCGCCCGCTCGGCCGGTCACCCGCCGGCGCACACCAAGCTCGCGCTCTGGACCTACGTCGCCGACAGTGAGTCCGAGGCCCGGCGCGGCGCGGAGCAATACATGGTCGAGTACGCGGACTCGGCGCTGCGCCACTACGAGCTGCGCGGCAGTCACCTGGGCGGGCTCAAGGGCTACGAGTCCTATGGCGCCATGCAGAAGGTGCTGGCCGCGGACCCCACGCCCTTCCTGCGCGGCTTCTTCGACTCACACCCCTGGGGCACGCCGGCGCAGACGCAGAAGCGCGCCAGCGAGCTGGCGGAGTCATTCGGCACCGACGAGATCATGTTCGTGTTCAAGTACGGCGCCATGCCGATGGCCGCCGCGGAGAAGAGCATGCGGCTGTTCGCGCGCGAGGTGATGCCCGCGCTGAAGGAGCTCGCGCCCCGCCCGATCGAGGGCCAGAACGCCGCCTGA
- a CDS encoding TetR/AcrR family transcriptional regulator, with amino-acid sequence MGLREKQKAERREQILDAARRLIRATGGTEFSMRRLATEAEVGLVTPYNLFGSKSGVLYALLNAALERLDRVVDVRSPRKPVDTVLELADRAAEIYARDAAFYRPLMQYLLGVRDREHRPRALEHSLRLWSRTVEAAVRGGLLPQSVDQELLARQLLIGFIGVVELWIHEEFDDDEFRAQSMYGSALLVLAHAAPGARPRLLARLRALERRLPRRLANQPEASKHARRRPRAA; translated from the coding sequence ATGGGACTCCGCGAGAAGCAGAAGGCCGAGCGGCGCGAGCAGATCCTCGACGCGGCGCGCCGGCTGATCCGCGCCACGGGCGGGACCGAGTTCTCGATGCGGCGCCTGGCCACAGAGGCCGAGGTCGGGCTGGTCACCCCCTACAACCTGTTCGGCTCCAAGAGCGGCGTGCTCTACGCGCTGCTCAACGCCGCGCTCGAGCGGCTGGACCGCGTGGTCGACGTGCGCTCGCCGCGCAAGCCGGTCGACACCGTGCTCGAGCTGGCCGACCGCGCGGCCGAGATCTACGCGCGCGACGCCGCCTTCTACCGCCCGCTCATGCAGTACCTGCTGGGCGTGCGCGATCGCGAGCACCGCCCGCGCGCGCTCGAGCACAGCCTGCGGCTCTGGTCGCGCACGGTCGAGGCCGCGGTGCGCGGCGGCCTCCTGCCGCAGTCAGTCGACCAGGAGCTGCTCGCGCGCCAGCTCTTGATCGGCTTCATCGGCGTGGTCGAGCTCTGGATCCACGAAGAGTTCGACGACGACGAGTTCCGCGCGCAGAGCATGTACGGCTCGGCCTTGCTGGTGCTGGCGCACGCCGCGCCCGGCGCCCGGCCCCGGCTGCTCGCGCGCCTGCGCGCGCTCGAACGCCGCCTGCCCCGCCGCCTCGCCAATCAGCCCGAGGCCTCGAAACACGCCCGGAGGCGGCCCCGCGCCGCCTGA
- a CDS encoding NAD(P)/FAD-dependent oxidoreductase, whose product MPELAPIPKDDAALQEALAAAHVPSLMAALVHITGDAQLIRGDIRPKNDFLADAQGGISEAQQASIRALAFEALRRFRDSGQRLPPAPSQSLVGEIVSFMIGQPVAAGYAEFLTSELALENEDPYAVPGLEALPAAQRAAFRVVIVGAGMSGLLAGIRLAQAGIPFTIVERHSDVGGTWWQNTYPGCRVDSPNHIYSYSFEPADWPQYYSPQRVLQRYFAHCADKYGLRPHIRFDTEVKEAVFDESSSTWRVEVVGKDGRAETLRANALISAVGQLNRPKWPELPGRERFRGISFHSAQWEHQHDLTGKRVIVIGTGASAFQFIPEIAKRAARVTVFQRTPPWVLPTPEYHDEVPAGKHWLLNHVPFYAKWYRFAMFWRAAEGILAAVEKDDAWPHPQRAVSPANDELRVMLTQSMTEIVGADSPLLEKIIPSYPVAGKRILLDNGNYLRALMRPNVELVTDPIREITETGVTTAAGQRYDADVLIYGTGFHASRFLWPMKIVGRGGVDLQQHWAGDPRAYLGITIPGFPNLFCCYGPNTNIVVNGSIIFFSECEVRYILGCVKLLLERGQAALDCKRSVHDAYNRRIDAGNLRMAWGAADVPTWYKNDKGRVTQNWPFTLVEFWSQTRTPNPADYEFLSA is encoded by the coding sequence ATGCCCGAGCTCGCCCCGATCCCGAAGGATGACGCCGCGCTGCAGGAGGCCCTCGCCGCCGCGCACGTGCCCTCGCTCATGGCCGCGCTGGTGCACATCACCGGAGACGCGCAGCTGATTCGCGGCGACATCCGGCCCAAGAACGATTTTCTGGCCGATGCGCAGGGCGGAATCAGCGAGGCGCAGCAGGCCAGCATCCGGGCGCTGGCCTTCGAGGCCTTGCGGCGTTTCCGCGACTCCGGCCAGCGGCTCCCGCCCGCGCCGAGTCAGTCACTCGTGGGCGAGATCGTGAGCTTCATGATCGGGCAGCCCGTGGCAGCCGGCTACGCGGAGTTTCTCACCTCCGAGCTCGCGCTCGAGAACGAGGATCCGTACGCGGTCCCGGGCCTCGAGGCGCTGCCCGCGGCGCAGCGCGCGGCGTTCCGCGTGGTGATCGTGGGCGCGGGCATGTCGGGGCTCCTGGCCGGCATCCGGCTGGCGCAGGCGGGCATCCCGTTCACGATCGTCGAGCGCCACTCCGACGTGGGCGGCACCTGGTGGCAGAACACCTATCCCGGCTGCCGCGTCGACAGCCCGAATCACATCTACTCCTACAGCTTCGAGCCCGCGGACTGGCCGCAGTACTACTCGCCGCAGCGGGTGCTGCAGCGCTACTTCGCGCACTGCGCCGACAAGTACGGGCTGCGCCCGCACATCCGCTTCGACACCGAGGTGAAGGAGGCGGTGTTCGACGAGAGCAGCTCGACCTGGCGCGTCGAGGTGGTCGGCAAGGACGGGCGCGCCGAGACCCTGCGCGCGAACGCCCTGATCAGCGCGGTCGGCCAGCTCAACCGGCCCAAGTGGCCCGAGCTTCCGGGCCGCGAGCGCTTCCGGGGCATCTCGTTCCACTCCGCGCAGTGGGAGCACCAGCACGACCTCACCGGCAAGCGCGTGATCGTGATCGGCACGGGCGCGAGCGCGTTCCAGTTCATTCCCGAGATCGCGAAGCGGGCGGCGCGAGTCACCGTCTTCCAGCGCACGCCGCCCTGGGTCCTGCCCACGCCCGAGTATCACGACGAGGTGCCGGCCGGGAAGCACTGGCTGCTGAACCACGTGCCGTTCTACGCCAAGTGGTACCGCTTCGCCATGTTCTGGCGCGCCGCCGAGGGCATCCTGGCGGCGGTCGAGAAGGACGACGCCTGGCCGCACCCGCAGCGCGCGGTGAGCCCTGCGAACGACGAGCTGCGAGTCATGCTGACCCAGTCCATGACCGAGATCGTGGGCGCCGACTCACCGCTGCTCGAGAAGATCATCCCGAGCTACCCCGTCGCGGGCAAGCGCATCCTGCTCGACAACGGCAACTATCTGCGCGCGCTCATGCGGCCGAACGTGGAGCTGGTGACCGATCCGATCCGCGAGATCACCGAGACCGGAGTCACCACCGCCGCGGGCCAGCGCTACGACGCCGACGTGCTGATCTACGGCACCGGCTTCCACGCCAGCCGCTTCCTGTGGCCGATGAAGATCGTCGGGCGCGGCGGCGTCGACCTGCAGCAGCACTGGGCGGGTGACCCGCGCGCCTACCTGGGCATCACGATTCCCGGCTTCCCCAACTTGTTCTGCTGCTACGGCCCCAACACGAACATCGTGGTGAACGGCAGCATCATCTTCTTCTCGGAGTGCGAGGTCCGCTACATCCTGGGCTGCGTGAAGCTCTTGCTGGAGCGCGGCCAGGCGGCGCTCGACTGCAAGCGCTCGGTGCACGACGCCTACAACCGGCGCATCGACGCGGGCAACCTGCGCATGGCCTGGGGCGCGGCCGACGTGCCCACCTGGTACAAGAACGACAAGGGGCGAGTCACCCAGAACTGGCCGTTCACGCTGGTCGAGTTCTGGTCGCAGACGCGCACGCCCAATCCGGCGGACTACGAGTTCTTGAGCGCCTGA
- a CDS encoding DUF899 domain-containing protein, translating to MAQLDGHPVVSRAQWLEARKALMKREKELTRLRDELAEARRALPWVRVDKPYAFDGPHGRESLADLFAGKSQLLVYHFMFPASWQEGCKSCSFWMDGFEPMAVHLAARDVALAVVSIAPFAKLDAFRQRMRWSFHWVSSAPSDFNRDFGVSISAEERAERRPVYNFGSSPFGVEEAPGLSVFHRDAQGAIFHTYSVYARGLDPLNTAYQLLDLVPKGRDEAGLAYPMEWVRHRDRY from the coding sequence ATGGCCCAGCTCGACGGACATCCGGTGGTCTCGCGCGCGCAATGGCTCGAAGCGCGCAAGGCGCTCATGAAACGCGAGAAGGAGCTCACGCGGCTGCGCGACGAGCTGGCCGAGGCGCGGCGCGCGCTGCCCTGGGTGCGGGTCGACAAACCCTACGCCTTCGATGGCCCCCACGGCCGCGAGTCACTCGCCGATCTGTTCGCGGGCAAGAGCCAGCTCCTGGTCTACCACTTCATGTTCCCGGCGAGCTGGCAGGAGGGCTGCAAGAGCTGCTCGTTCTGGATGGACGGCTTCGAGCCCATGGCGGTGCACCTGGCCGCGCGCGACGTGGCGCTGGCCGTGGTCTCGATCGCGCCGTTCGCGAAGCTCGACGCCTTCCGCCAGCGCATGCGCTGGAGCTTCCACTGGGTGTCTTCGGCGCCGAGTGACTTCAACCGCGACTTCGGGGTCTCGATCAGCGCCGAGGAACGCGCCGAGCGCCGGCCCGTGTACAACTTCGGCAGCTCGCCGTTCGGGGTCGAAGAGGCGCCGGGCCTGAGCGTGTTCCACCGCGACGCGCAGGGCGCGATCTTCCACACCTATTCGGTGTACGCGCGCGGCCTGGACCCGCTCAACACGGCCTACCAGCTGCTCGACCTCGTGCCCAAGGGCCGCGACGAGGCGGGGCTGGCCTACCCGATGGAGTGGGTTCGCCACCGGGATAGATACTGA